From the Arctopsyche grandis isolate Sample6627 chromosome 2, ASM5162203v2, whole genome shotgun sequence genome, the window tacaaaagttctacttccggttgtcgcattttgtttaaattattttattacttaaaatcactatcagtattatacacaataaatatcaaaacaataaaaataatttaaattgtcaaaataaaataatgaaatattgtttaaacaaaaatactacttccggtttacaaattctgaccaaaaccttatcagcaaaaaatacaaatataaattttcagcttgatacgttcaggggtatggacagaatataaaatattagattataaaatttataatttatattacatgtaaaaaaaatgcagtCCGATTCAGAACGCGGTTTAtgagataattgaattgaaaaacttaaaaaaaaggacacctatatgaggaggtaccatttccggtcagcTAAAAAATTTACGtggtgtcgataaaaatttcagtgaccgatagtaagtttcagttcgataggaccaacggtgttcaaaaaatcgccaaaatacacacacacacacacacacattttttctagatctagatgaaaacgtgatcagtaatcgattctgagttcgaatcggtcaaaatctcgagttcgaattttcgcatgatcacaaaacttcatctattgttactacgtacatacatagaaaaagtaaaaatggaTGGAATTATATATAAtggtatgtaattatttatggCAGGCTTGGATACGTCCAAATGGACAAAAAGATTTTTGTCCACATGGACGTTAAATTTCTAATATGTTTTTTAAGACGTCTAGGCACTTCTAAATCAcagttataaagttttattttgtaatatagatCTATTGTATTTAATAATCTGATATGATAAATATCATATCGCTATTCTATGTGtctgtaagataacgctcgccgtactataatagtcgtttcggatcgacatatgtacgtcacagctaaaacatcataactagtcaccggagcctgagggggccgtctattgttcataggttgtaaatgcattgttaaaggtttgccgaacaatggatagcactgtaactatcctacctctaatcataacagatcaacaaaaaaacttctatatatactgtttgctacaaaTTTTTTCCTGTAGGCAAATTAGTCTCCATGCATTTAGcgacatctattgaaaatttatttaactaattaattaattaatttttcaattggtgttttatattgtttatatgtaggtaggtacttggtttgtacaatttttttcatactaaacaattaaatataaatatatttaaaaggtgtttgaaaaaaatacaaccgTATACGGATCGAACAAGTAACcgacaaattttttaaaagcttaatatgccataactagagacacgtattttaggcattttgctattaatgctaaattcgtaaaatatgtgaatagatgctaaaataactaacaaaagtgaaatttgtataaaatttataaaattaatagacaatttagaagggtcttcctattcCTTTGTCCATTTAATATGTGAataaattgaggggataaaacaaagcgtgcagtttaccatagacggtgtttttcctgtcgaaaccagcAACTgtttttgtctactactgtaaacaaaagaagacagttggagctgtgtatccaaaaggctgctcaaaaaagcatcttaaaactagactcgcactcaagactaaatgagacaaatctattcctccaaatattgagtaaactattcaatctatctgtggcaggtacaaaatctaatattaattttaaagaaacagttttgttttttagaaacctgccattgtttaatgtattagcAGAGGCTAAATGTTTGGAAaaatatcagcactttttttagacaattaatagagaatataaaaagtgaatcacgccggatatattgctattattgatggcaacaaaaattaaatatggagAGTTTGGTTGTACCATTCtgaaatctatttggtgtcccgttaatagtgtggatgctgaaaggtatttcagcaaatacaatataattgttaccgatcgtcgcacgaacctcaaaaaagaatctgtagaaatatgctccatgttgagttttaataaattttaattgttattatatttttgtatttatacttcttgtctttgtatttttatattcatgtttttttcattgtaattataattccaaaacatttttgaatttttttattgttgttttgtctttaaattgtatatatgtatattaattttattaaaattcattgaaattttttattatttaaaattaaactcttcataaaaatagatgctaaaatcgAAAATTTCTAATGCcctaaacgctaaaatgcaaaattgacaaaaatagatgcccaaaatacgtgtctctagccataacccatgcgatgatattatccattatcgtaaaataaagggagcGGACATAATTGTACATTGAAAGGTAAACAGTGGATTTATTTTAGGTTGGCTACTTGATTTACACTGCTGCTGGCAATACTCGAGCTGTCAGTGCCAGTTTGACAGCTCGAGCGATATCGCATCATGTCATTAGATAACCAAAATGTTAACGAATCACCTAAAAGAGGTAATTTTTccgtttataattattttgaagtacAGAAAAACTTTGTATTTCATTTCGACACATATGTGTTATTGTGCTATGAATTTGATGTTGAATTAACTTTTAGTgttcaataaattatattttacatatcccTGTTTACACATTGATGCagatataaataagtaaaaaaaatcaacaatgacTTGGCTGAGCTCGTTTCTTACACTCAGAGTGATCGATTCACTCAATTTTGATCCATTCTACACTTCACATGTATCCCAATTCAGGTGGATGCTAGTTTAAAATGCTCTTGTAATCCATTGAATCTTAACATCTTCATGGTTTTCTGTCTGATGTACAATAGATGAGCACTAAGAAAATGGTAGTAGTAGATGAATagcgaaattaaagaatatttgAAACGCTAGAGACTGCATTACCTGGTAAAATGcgttattatttctattacatttttGTTCAGGTCCAACTTTATCCACCAGTACGTCGAGCTTCGAAGCTCTCGACCCTCACGATCCAAATTTGAGCCGACTGGCAACAACAATGTTTCAAAAAACCGAAGACTATCTATACGGAGAGTTCACATCCACTCAGGTTTGTATGCCGTCATTCACTCTCATcttatataggtttttcattccaaattgaccctttgacaaattgacattgaaaaggggtcaattttaaatgaaaaagggtcaatttggaatgaagaATCTGTATCATGGTATTGTTAAGTGAATGAATATCGATATTATAAGATTATAgtcaattcaaaaataatttatgctGTTATTGTTATCTATTTTATCGAGTCAATGCAAATCTCAATATGGGAAATGTATTTATCAGGGCTTTAACTTCAAGGAAATGTATATTTGGAGTTTGATAATGTTATTGCATTAATTAGGCGTTACAATTGTTTCAGGATGCCTACAAAAGATTGGAAGAGATGAATCATTTGACACTTTCGAAATACACCGATATTCACAGGATTACtggaaatatttcaacaactGTGAATAGAATGGATAAAATACGTATGtctcatacatatgtttctttgttgaaatttattttgaattatgaaGTATtacaatgtttaatttaatttttttgtaatattccaGATCAATCGCTTGCCcctcatatttataaaattgaagaaaTTGAACAAGCCGtgttgaaattggagaaaatgGCGTATGCAATTGACGCATATTCAAAGAAACTGGAAGCCAAAGCTAAATACTTAACCAAACGTTGATTTGAAACTTTGAATTCTTTAATATGGTTTTAAGGAGTAgatttatgaatatgtacaatataaagctAGGACTGATTTACTgttgattgattgattatttttattagacgGCGTTGGTTGttttatcatataatacattcctcgtcagttttatttttaagtagatTAAATTATGTGGATGTCTTAGCAAGTCAGttaagattatacatatattgtttttgtttttaatatattttatacattgcattttaattattataaaaatacaaaataatagttattttatgttttaagaTAAAGTTGTATGTGCTCATTTTTTAAAACATCTATACAACTATTGtagattttgttaaaaataaacttactaCACTctgatttaaacatttttattaaaaaaattggattcctcttttgtattaattttctcAACGATATAATAGTTcaacatttacaattttttttgcgtatatttttcttTGTGACAAAAACAGGATGAACTGGTTTCAATAATTGAAGTTCATATTTTCTGTATATAAAGCAACAGTTTTGTAAATCCATTTCATTCGTATTGTTTTGTGATAGATTGGATGTCCGCAAATTacaatacgagaaataaaataaaatcagttgTGATTGAGCCGATTCAGTAATTTAAAACAACTTTcttgaaaataaacaataaatacgaACTGTTGGATAAATATACGTTACACATTTGTTcctgatataaaataaagtaaggcGGACCTTTCTAAAaattcgctccatgggatgaaccatttctaataattttacccaaggcataccattcaaaaaacaaaatatacttgctttgaaatcataaaactttttttttcaaagtacatatgtagcttaatgcagcgattattttactGGCCACTAAGCTACCCAAaagaaaaattagaaataaacgtagcattctaaattcacactattcctaaaTTTAGGGGGATAACATCTCTGCTGTGAGGTTACCCAacaaatgattgacataatattGCTACGCAGTGTGGTCAGCCTAGACTATTACCAAATAGCAATTAGATAATATTAATGATAAaagtttatgtaaaatatagtGTAAATGTGCACCTATGTGTAGAGCCCACAAAGACGAAATTCATTATTTAGTTAAAACTAAAAAACCGTTAATGTAAGGCTTAAGTGAAACACATGTGACTAGTGATATATTTGAGATCATGAAATAAGTATGGATATTTATAGTTTAATAAGATGCGATAGTGATTCCAGACATACTGGCAGTGTAAAAATCGAGTAAGTatgtttttgtttatagtttatcGATCTCCAAATGGAAGTTCTGcaaggtttttaaaaaaattatatgataacAGTGAACGAAGTGTAACAGATGtaagtaaaaatatgttaatatttgGGGATTGGGataaattgaatgaattttatgctaaaaaaatatataattgggttttaaacaaattgTGAAAGAAATGACTAGAGTGAATGATAATTCTAAATCCCTGATCGACTTGCTTATAAGTTATAACAAATATGGTTGgtttaaaatgtaatgaaaacGATGAACCAAAAATAGCAGATCACTCTAATGTTGTTATTTTATTGGAACCAATAGTTGGCAAGGGCCATGTAGAAGCAGTAATTATAATCGAAAAGCAATACttagattttaatataattaatgaaaTGCTGAAAGAATGTAAGTGGAATAATGATAGTGGTAATGTAAATGTTTTGTGGAatgaaatgtacaatattttaatgGATGTAAGAAATAAGTCATTACAATCCAAGAAATTTATATGTTATAATTCATTAAAACGTTGGTTCACAAAAGTGTTAAAttcctaaatttaaaattctgtaAATAAAGTTATGAAATTCTTGGAAGTAAGGCTTGGTGTGAATACAAGAAGACTAGGAATGCTGCTGTAGCCATTGTAATACACGCAAAAAAGCAATTGTacgaaatacatagataaattaaatagtGATCCGACAAGAATGTGGAGAACAATAAAAGCCTTGATTTCAAGTAAGATTAAGCCAGGaatgaaataaatgtattttgggaattttttgaacactgttagtcctatcgaactggaacttagtatcggttactgaaattcttatcaagttaactttttaagttgactggaaatggtacctccccctATAGATGTCGTCTTTTTTTCtacgtttttaaattcaattatctcccaaaccgctaactgaatcggactgcaattttttcacatgtaatagaaataataatctttataactttatatttttatctgaaccgaaagtagtacttttactcttgaTAATCGAggtttattatgtttttctcagaaacgttttggtttattgaactgaaatttcaaatctagaagtttaagcgtaataaaaAGTTCAACTGCAAGtcgcagtttactcttgttcgatttttcttccactatttttttcgaccccttaaacatgctTGTTCTTcaagaaaaaattcaagtataattcttgtatcaatgtgatgaaaataaaaaaaagtgggattttttcctcttagaaaggtcaaaaatgttgtcgcctggattctgtccacacccctgaacgtatcaagctgaaaatttatatttatattctttatgtactaacttagagctgctaaggttttggtcagaattcgtaaaccgaagtagtgttttttttttaaaacaatatttcattattttattttgaccatttcaattattttaatcttcttgatatttattgtgtataatactgatagtgattttaagtaataaaaataatttaaacaaaatgcgacagccggaagtagaacttttgtcttgtgcaagttttcatacatttgcggtcaatttgtatcgaaaatgctgtcatagctattagtatttcctAATGCTGCCGCTCGATATcgatttcattatttatgtatggtGCTATTTATTCTCCACTCTACGTCTATGCATACCGGTTCCTATTGGCCattagtatttaaaattattttactttttttattgtatgtttaACGCAGTAGCACATAAATCTATCTTTTGTCTTgtacaagtttccatacatttgcgctcaatttgtatcgaaatttcataatgctgccggtatgtgtgaatgcgtctgtacggttcaatatagaattttgttttgtgacattcttatattcctcaaatacatagataaagtcatgggttggtcacacccgaattttttctcATTATAGAACGGTTTTTCCATATCTTTGTCAGATTGATCATCGCCGTTTCCGCCATGTATAATCTTCTGCACATTTCTGATTGACATCCCCCTTCTCTTGAGATCCTACGACATGGTCGAACCTGTGCTGCCATCCTGCGAGTTGGCACTGGTTCGAGTATGTTGATGGATCCCACTTTACTTTACCTACCCCCCGTCCCCCGTCCCCCCaaagtaaataaaatcgttgacttCCTCAGTCTTTTTAAGTATTGTACTTTATGAAACAGTCATAGAGAAGgacgcaatttatattaattatataattaattacctaAAATTTTCATCTGCGGCGCATTTTTCCTTTTATAATTGttcatttgttaaaaattttgcAGCAATTTGAATAGGCCGTGGCTTtctctaatttttttaaatatttatacatagatacatatacatatatgtacatatgtatacatatgaagagcgaCTCATACAGATCGCGCGATGACAGGTTCGTCGACAAATTGCGCTAATCGAGAAGTATTGACCATTGGAGATATACCCGAGTGTGGGGCACATGTCGTGCGAATTAAACGGATGAGTCGGAATGTATCGGAAGGGGATGAACCGTGGGGTAAGGACATGGGTGTATGGGAACGGGGCATGGGGAAACCGATGAAGCCCAGGGGTATGCGACAAGAGCGTGACGCGAATATCTAGCTCGTTACTGTGCCGTCCATTTTGACGGGCCACGGAGTCGCGGTTGTGCGAACCCTGACGTTCGCGTATGTTACGCGTCATGGGTCGTGTATCTCCCCGAGAGCATATCCAATTTGTTGCGACACGGACTGTAAACGAGTCTTTATGTCCTCGTGCCGTACAGCCTAATACCGGTCTACACTTCTATTTATATCAATGCGAAAAAAAGTTACAAATATTGGGTGTATATAATACGCATGGTAAAAGTAAAATTTCTCCAGATAAATCATACCATAATCAGCAGCAtcgctcggtggttgggcttttgcctagcaccgagaggcaccgggttcgatcccgtgagctgacctcgattgaaaataatttattctgagtatagctgtaatgctgctggccagacttgtatatttatgactccaggtcaatcgtttcctatcggagtttgccaatttttacaaatctcttttatgtttcacttacgattacaattaaattttttttttgcctcttatccgatcgttttcatactttgccatattgcaaGTTTTGGTCAACAATATTAGTAAATGTATTatctgccattacgatggtgaaaaaatatcgttttagacgcgtttgaaaatgcTCCGACTAAGATGTGCCTGACGTTAGTCGCCCAAAATGTTCGGTCgcattgttcgcctactgcgCTCGCTTCGGTgttttcttggtgaatatccgttttcgccgtcatctagttttaattgcttaaatgcctataactatttctttttcactctatattttattctgatttaattgttgaaacggttccctgATTAAAtatggctaaaaaccttcctacctactatctCACCAATATttcagtatgattaatgtacaaaaaaatatgtacaagttaaaattcatagatgtctcgttaatttcgagttgtCATTCTCTCGTAGTTCTcgattatgtaataaaaaaaatgctgaattgtttgtaattggtcaggaaggcgcattggggtttacctgttagacattcctggtatatatgtatataatagatagatatatgtatataatagaatagaaggtcagatttgaatatttgtgactccaaaaaatccaaatcgattgtttcccatcagagtctgccgatttttctgattcaattgttgaaacggttcttcataAATTAGCTAcctaccattgatgtataatacacatagataggccctgacgtgtgattttggtcggagatcttgtcttcactaactgaggggtacGGAGGGTTtgactagcggggaagttgggaaaaaaatggttttttccctacgacgcagcggtacctactgtGCAggtagaaactgtgcatgcgccatgtattttgcatgccaTGTATTTTCCAACATgcagggcggatctagtgtattatacatcaatgctacCTGCCCTTTATTTACACCATTGTTTgattgaatatgtatatattaatttagagtacatatgtacatataaattgtatgtatatgtatgtacatacatatgtgtctatTGTTAAACGGACAATTTCGCACATGGTGATTTTGCAATACGGGATCCCGGTATTTTAGTCAATTTTCAGATACCGAAATACCGGTTTTCAAAATAAGAAATACCGGTATTTTGGTATTAAAACTTAAGcaaatttgaatgtaaatataatggATTTCAATCTCGTCTTTGAATATCTCgcctttcgtacatgctgaaattcaaacagtcaaaattcaatcgaaatgagcatgcagtcGCGTGgcttgcaaccatttgtagcaaaaCCTAACGAGAGTCGTGGAGGGGAAGGACAATGTCTCGAGATAAGATAAAGCAGTTTGTTGAGTTTCAGCGGGCTATTTAGTGTTAAAACACGATTAATAGACAACCCCTATTTCGCTATATTTGCAAAGCAACAAGCTTTCactgttattttttttgaattggTAGAACGCTCATACAGTACAAtgcgtaataaaataataataaaaatatattgcccTTAAAATATCGACTTTACAAACATTTTGCTGTTTCAACAGCTAATAAATCATGCTTTTGAGATTACTGTATGTACAGAAAACGCGTTGtgcaatgtttaattaatttattaatattagtcTTTCGCAGAGGTTGGGGTGAAATATTggatgggggaggggggggggggagctggACTTTTCTCCTAGTTCGCCCCTGATTTATTTATACACGTGCATGAGCGTGTATGTCCAGGTGTGTTAATAGTCCTCgcatccacccacccacccacccaaccACTTTGTTGTATGAAGCCTCGAGTAAAGAAAGCGTCTGCTGGAACAAATAAGCCCCATTACTTTTGGAATATTAACGAGAAACGCCACTGCTCTGCGTCTATCGAGAtatctttcattatttttccaACATTTTCCACGTCTCATCTTTGCCTTGGCtagtatacattgtatgtatacatcCAACACATACACACTCACACgtgtgaatatgtatgtatatatttccagGTTCTTTCTTATACGAAAGATAAAACTTTCTCTCCTCTTTTCCCATTGTGTGTTTCTAACATTCACCGCATATGCTTTTCTCAATAAACATTCTCCCGACTGTGTGTTCTGTATCTccattttctattattattttcatttttactttctctacatacataattttgagAATTGCTGTTTCACCAGGACGGTTTCTTGTAATGATACATTTTGGGACGAGTAATACAGTTTTTTCATTGCATTTTGCCTAGTGTAAGAAGGAAGtaggaatataaaaaaaaaacggggcGTTTTGATAGAAActaaataatgtttatatattaagAGGGTTGTACAGCCGAAACCTTGATTTTGTTAccattcctttcttcgatatatgtatatattgagtgaatgcgacaatatatatcaatatatgtatatattgagtgaatgcgacagttgcgcttcaaccagataaaacgtattttaaattgacaaaatcgaggtttcgtattctactattttctcctccaaaactggaccaatttttaaaaaaatttcatcatcggtatgagaaagatactttctgtgcatctatcggcgtattttttttttaaatcgaccgttaaataagcacgctggactcgtttcgggggtgtaaaaaagaggcgattttatagatgtttggcggctcctagctcatataaaaaataattaatcgaaaaaataaaacgatagatgcaccccaatggtggatatccatagcatattaaaaaataatttctctagtgccataattgaggaagggagaagtatagtacgtttgtatggacaaggcgctgctgtccagccctcttaaaggatcattgtggcataacaggagtACCTGATGCaacacaatggtcaaaaaatacagagagatactttagaaaaatacagagagatttatgtatgtataaaaacatttatacataaaaaaatagcggtattataatagcagatatagtaataatatatatatatatatatatatatatatatatatatatatatatatatatatatatatatatatatatatatatatatatattcttttcttaggcaaaaaccaaatgatcgcaatcagatcagagagcggagtaataataaggaatagagaagagatcatagacagagtttatacgttctatgcaaaactttacgagaacaacaacggtcaatttcccgctccggaatcgacacacggccaaagggttcctgcagtattgcctagcgaagtagaggccgcgctaaaaactgcaaaaaacggtaaaaccccaggggaagataatattcccattgacttactaaaatgtggcggcccccccctaattaatatcttagctaggcttttcagcaaatgcatccagaaccaagctataccagaaggatggaataacgcaactatcattttaatacacaaaaaaggcga encodes:
- the LOC143922669 gene encoding biogenesis of lysosome-related organelles complex 1 subunit 2-like; this encodes MSLDNQNVNESPKRGPTLSTSTSSFEALDPHDPNLSRLATTMFQKTEDYLYGEFTSTQDAYKRLEEMNHLTLSKYTDIHRITGNISTTVNRMDKIHQSLAPHIYKIEEIEQAVLKLEKMAYAIDAYSKKLEAKAKYLTKR